Genomic DNA from Paenibacillus borealis:
AGACCACACAATCTCAACATTCCTCAACCCGATGCTTCTGCAAATGGTGAATTACGGTGTAAGCTGGGTTTTATGGAGGAAAACGAAGGTTCGGTATGCTATATTAAATATAAGCCAAGTCAGATAATGGAAGGAGGACGCTTCATGAGAAGATTAATGCTCAGCTCTACGCAAAGTCTATGGACGACATGGCAGTGGTTGTTGTGTAGAGCTGATAGCAAGTCTCCGCTGCAACGATTCGCCGCATAAATTGGTCTGTTCTATAGACTTTGCTGCCTTTACAAGTTCAATACTTTAAAGGAGCGGAGCTATATGAAATATGTAAATGCAGATCTGATATTACCGCAGCAGCTGCTGCAGGAAGTTCAGAAATATATGCAAGGCGGGATGCTCTATATCCCCAAGCCGGAAGGACAGCGCAAAAAGTGGGGGGAGAACTCAGGCGGCAGAACCTATCTGAGTGACCGGAATCAATCCATCCGCGAACATTATGCCAGGGGCTTAAGCGTAACCGAGATTGCCGAGCAATTTTACCTGTCAGGCGACAGCATCAAGAAGATTGTATATGGAAGCAAGCAAATATGAGCAGCACCTATATTGAAATAAGAGAGAAGGAGTCGAACAGGACTCTTTCTTTTTTTGCGCAAAAAATGAATTGCAGCTGCTATATCCAATAGAGCAACTGAAATGGCTGATAGCTTCCAGTCGGGTTAGAATGAGACTTACTAAAGTCGAATGGTGTAATTTTGTGTAGTATTTTTAGTAATATAGTTTGATAATATCGAATGAATATATATGGTAAATTAGTAATTGTATAGAAGTCAAATGAGGATATTACGCAAACATCAGTAAGTCACTCGAGAGGCGTGAGGTATTTTACGAAATCAATTTTCTAAGGGGGATAGTCGTTTTCATCAAAGCAAGCATGCGCTCTGTTCTTTCTTCATCACTTCTGAACGTAGGAAAGGAATGATTATGATTATGATTATGACTAGGAA
This window encodes:
- a CDS encoding CD3324 family protein; the encoded protein is MKYVNADLILPQQLLQEVQKYMQGGMLYIPKPEGQRKKWGENSGGRTYLSDRNQSIREHYARGLSVTEIAEQFYLSGDSIKKIVYGSKQI